The Budorcas taxicolor isolate Tak-1 chromosome 2, Takin1.1, whole genome shotgun sequence genome window below encodes:
- the ID3 gene encoding DNA-binding protein inhibitor ID-3 → MQTSASVRALQAALEGLWLSPSFQHFPTSLLSMKALSPVRGCYEAVCCLSERSLAIARGRGKSPATEEPLSLLDDMNHCYSRLRELVPGVPRGTQLSQVEILQRVIDYILDLQVVLAEPAPGPPDGPHLPIQTAELAPELVISNDQRSFCH, encoded by the exons ATGCAGACTTCGGCGAGCGTGCGCGCGTTGCAGGCTGCTCTAGAGGGTCTCtggctttctccttccttccagcACTTCCCAACCTCATTGCTCAGTATGAAGGCGCTCAGCCCGGTTCGCGGCTGCTACGAGGCGGTGTGCTGCCTGTCGGAACGCAGCCTGGCCATCGCGCGGGGCCGTGGCAAGAGCCCGGCCACCGAGGAGCCGCTGAGCCTGCTTGACGACATGAACCACTGCTACTCGCGGCTGAGGGAACTGGTACCCGGAGTCCCGCGAGGCACTCAGCTTAGCCAGGTGGAAATCCTGCAGCGCGTCATCGACTACATCCTCGACCTGCAGGTGGTCCTGGCCGAGCCGGCCCCTGGGCCCCCAGACGGCCCGCATCTTCCCATCCAG aCAGCCGAGCTCGCTCCGGAACTTGTCATCTCCAACGACCAAAGGAGCTTCTGCCACTGA